The following are encoded in a window of Lactobacillus panisapium genomic DNA:
- a CDS encoding PTS cellobiose transporter subunit IIA, whose protein sequence is MLNKFQSKSVAEKKKADSIKYLYFSRYLMLRYIVIIFLFTNLFWLLVLTQYQRWLGIIISGIMTILAAIAAIEQLTKMHNRKPDVPATRYYFWLQIGVNVVLVCCAFSPLKDQLFPFLSNMSSVYLICAFLLIGILLCYLSERRIRNIRVGKDKYQKLIATFKKNN, encoded by the coding sequence ATGTTGAATAAATTTCAATCAAAGAGCGTTGCCGAAAAGAAAAAAGCAGACAGTATTAAATACTTGTATTTTAGTCGATATTTAATGCTCCGTTATATCGTGATAATTTTTTTATTTACTAACCTTTTCTGGTTATTAGTTTTAACTCAATACCAGAGGTGGCTAGGAATTATTATTTCAGGAATAATGACGATCTTAGCAGCAATTGCCGCTATCGAGCAGCTAACTAAAATGCACAATCGGAAGCCGGATGTTCCTGCTACTAGGTATTATTTTTGGCTTCAAATCGGGGTCAATGTTGTTTTAGTCTGCTGTGCATTTTCACCGCTAAAAGACCAATTATTCCCGTTTTTATCTAATATGAGTTCTGTGTATTTAATTTGTGCATTTTTATTAATTGGTATTCTTTTATGCTATCTTAGCGAGCGGCGAATTCGGAATATTAGGGTAGGCAAAGATAAATATCAAAAACTAATAGCTACTTTCAAAAAAAATAATTGA
- a CDS encoding Dps family protein has translation MKYPKTKEILNQLVADLTQLHMVVHQHHWYMRGNRFIKLHPYLDKVMDELANQLDEVSERLITLDGSPVSTLSEIAEKTNIKDEKGNWDETIDERYAKIIAGYHYLDDLYREGIKASDEEGDYATNDLLTGFLAEVEKRIWMMSGEINKAPEIDPE, from the coding sequence ATGAAATATCCTAAGACAAAAGAAATATTAAACCAACTTGTTGCTGACTTAACGCAATTACATATGGTAGTTCACCAACACCACTGGTATATGCGGGGCAATCGGTTTATAAAGCTGCACCCATATTTAGATAAAGTAATGGATGAATTAGCTAATCAGCTTGATGAAGTTTCAGAGCGGCTGATTACACTGGATGGCTCACCAGTTTCTACTCTGAGCGAAATTGCCGAGAAGACCAATATTAAAGATGAAAAAGGTAATTGGGACGAGACAATTGATGAGCGCTATGCCAAGATTATTGCGGGGTACCACTATCTTGATGACTTATATCGCGAAGGCATTAAGGCCAGCGATGAAGAGGGCGATTATGCCACTAATGATTTGCTTACCGGCTTTTTAGCTGAAGTAGAGAAACGGATTTGGATGATGTCTGGTGAAATTAATAAAGCACCAGAAATCGATCCTGAATAA
- a CDS encoding nucleoside hydrolase yields MTKKPLIISTDPGIDDVVAITISLFANDLDVKLIAATWGNVPLAKTLLNALKLETFLGTKVPVVSGASRPLLREAIDASDVHGKSGLAGYDFPEPDKSLLKPGIAADAIHEVVTNSPEKVTLMQIGPATDFALYFRQYPEDMAKIEQLVIMGGAIGRGNWGPYSEYNVAGDPEAAQIVFSSGIKILLAPLELGHEAYVTQNTLQEVKKLGKTGDMLYHILTNLHDKTANDGREIYDALAAGMLINPDMYTFKPAHVVVDTKSPYAYGASLIDFDNFFDKPVNAEVGVEINQATFAHWFIEAIKKAE; encoded by the coding sequence ATGACTAAAAAACCTTTGATTATCAGTACTGACCCCGGCATTGATGACGTAGTAGCAATTACTATTTCATTATTTGCAAACGATCTTGATGTTAAATTGATTGCTGCAACTTGGGGCAATGTTCCTTTGGCTAAAACATTACTCAATGCTTTAAAATTGGAAACCTTCTTGGGAACAAAAGTGCCAGTTGTTTCTGGAGCTAGTCGTCCGTTATTGCGTGAAGCAATTGATGCATCGGACGTCCACGGTAAAAGTGGTTTGGCTGGCTATGACTTCCCGGAGCCAGATAAGTCATTACTTAAACCAGGAATTGCTGCAGATGCAATCCATGAAGTTGTAACTAACAGCCCAGAAAAAGTAACTTTAATGCAAATTGGTCCAGCGACTGATTTTGCTCTTTATTTTAGACAATACCCGGAAGATATGGCTAAGATTGAGCAGTTAGTAATTATGGGCGGTGCGATTGGTCGCGGTAATTGGGGCCCATACAGTGAATACAACGTAGCTGGTGATCCTGAAGCAGCCCAGATTGTTTTTTCTAGCGGTATTAAGATCTTGCTTGCTCCACTTGAATTAGGGCATGAAGCTTATGTGACCCAAAATACCCTTCAGGAAGTCAAAAAATTGGGCAAAACCGGTGACATGCTTTATCATATTCTAACTAATTTACATGATAAGACCGCAAATGATGGTCGTGAAATTTACGATGCTTTAGCTGCGGGAATGTTAATTAACCCGGATATGTATACCTTCAAGCCGGCCCATGTTGTTGTTGATACCAAGAGCCCATATGCCTATGGTGCTTCGCTGATTGATTTTGATAATTTCTTTGATAAGCCAGTTAATGCAGAAGTAGGGGTAGAGATAAATCAAGCTACATTTGCCCATTGGTTTATTGAAGCAATCAAAAAAGCAGAATAA
- a CDS encoding 6-phospho-beta-glucosidase, whose translation MYSAKMPDGFLWGGAVAAHQLEGAWNVDGKGMSVADVMTVGSATKPREITDGVIEGKNYPNHSAIDFYHHYKEDIKLMAEMGFKAFRTSIAWTRIFPNGDDEQPNEAGLKFYDDLFATCHHYGIEPVITLSHFEIPFNLVKKYHGFTNRKLIDFFVRFATVCFKRYKDSVKYWMTFNEIDNQAAYTEDFLMATNSGIILNGLTDKEKEAAMYQAAHYELVASALAVKIGHKINPDFQIGCMINYSPVRPLTPSSDDVLLADKFEQRRDWFSDVHVFGEYPKEVEAYIERNGYRPDITDEDRVVLKEGTVDYVGFSYYQSTTVSAEKVKPDELNDLSKAIAKNPTLERSDWGWEIDPEGLRISLNHLTDRYHVPLFIVENGLGAYDKVEKDGSIHDDYRVDYMRKHISEMEKAVELDGVDLMGYLPWGPIDLVSAGTGQMDKRYGFIYVDKNDAGEGTLKRSRKDSFDWYKKVINSNGADLA comes from the coding sequence ATGTACTCAGCAAAAATGCCAGACGGCTTTTTATGGGGTGGTGCAGTTGCTGCCCACCAGTTAGAAGGAGCTTGGAATGTTGACGGAAAAGGCATGTCAGTTGCCGATGTCATGACTGTCGGTTCAGCTACTAAACCGCGTGAAATTACTGACGGTGTCATTGAAGGGAAAAACTATCCTAACCACAGTGCAATTGATTTTTATCATCACTACAAAGAAGATATTAAATTAATGGCTGAAATGGGCTTTAAGGCATTTAGAACCTCAATTGCCTGGACGAGAATTTTTCCTAATGGCGATGACGAACAGCCAAATGAAGCGGGTTTGAAGTTTTACGATGATTTATTTGCTACCTGTCATCATTATGGCATCGAACCAGTAATTACTTTGTCGCACTTTGAAATCCCATTTAATTTAGTCAAAAAATATCATGGGTTTACTAACCGTAAACTGATTGACTTCTTTGTCCGGTTTGCGACTGTTTGTTTTAAGCGCTATAAGGACAGTGTCAAATACTGGATGACTTTTAACGAAATCGACAATCAAGCAGCATACACCGAAGACTTCTTAATGGCCACTAACTCCGGCATTATTCTCAACGGGTTAACAGATAAAGAAAAAGAAGCTGCTATGTACCAAGCTGCACACTACGAACTAGTTGCTTCAGCCTTGGCAGTCAAAATTGGTCATAAGATTAATCCTGACTTCCAAATCGGTTGTATGATCAATTACTCACCAGTTCGTCCGCTTACCCCGTCTTCAGATGATGTTCTGCTGGCCGACAAATTTGAGCAAAGACGTGATTGGTTCTCAGATGTTCACGTTTTTGGTGAATATCCAAAAGAAGTTGAGGCATACATCGAGCGTAATGGCTACAGACCCGATATTACTGATGAAGATCGTGTAGTTCTAAAAGAAGGAACAGTTGATTACGTTGGTTTTAGTTATTACCAATCAACCACTGTTTCTGCCGAAAAAGTTAAGCCTGATGAATTAAATGACTTATCCAAGGCTATTGCTAAAAACCCAACGCTAGAACGCAGTGATTGGGGTTGGGAAATCGATCCTGAAGGTTTACGAATTTCTTTGAATCATTTAACTGACCGCTATCATGTACCACTATTTATTGTTGAAAATGGTTTGGGTGCTTATGATAAGGTCGAAAAAGATGGCTCAATTCATGATGATTATCGTGTCGACTACATGAGAAAGCACATTTCAGAAATGGAAAAAGCAGTTGAACTTGATGGCGTAGATTTAATGGGCTACCTTCCTTGGGGACCAATTGATCTTGTATCCGCTGGAACAGGTCAAATGGATAAACG
- the rpiA gene encoding ribose-5-phosphate isomerase RpiA: MDKKQQDELKNKAAIRAAELVEPGMKLGVGTGSTIAFFIDALGKRKKEEGLDLEAIVTTSSRSKKQLEKWGFTVNELAEVDQLDLTIDGADRVDVNFDGIKGGGGALTMEKNVAANSEKVLWIVDESKLVDRLSGFPLPVEILPISCEQNFRRFRNDGLNPSWRMDGNKRFVTHYGNYIVDLNVDPIPIPRGLDDYLDKVVGVVETGLFLDMCDEVIIARSDGEIEDREK, translated from the coding sequence ATGGATAAGAAACAGCAGGATGAACTAAAAAATAAAGCAGCAATTAGGGCAGCAGAGTTAGTAGAGCCAGGGATGAAATTAGGTGTTGGCACTGGCTCAACAATTGCCTTTTTTATTGATGCATTAGGGAAACGAAAAAAAGAAGAGGGACTTGACTTAGAAGCTATTGTTACTACATCAAGCAGAAGTAAAAAACAGCTTGAAAAGTGGGGCTTCACGGTTAATGAATTAGCAGAAGTGGATCAGTTAGACTTGACAATCGATGGGGCTGATCGAGTTGACGTTAACTTTGACGGTATTAAAGGTGGCGGTGGCGCCTTAACAATGGAAAAAAATGTCGCCGCTAATTCGGAAAAAGTGCTGTGGATTGTTGATGAGTCGAAGTTAGTCGATCGTTTAAGCGGCTTTCCGTTACCGGTAGAAATTTTACCGATTTCCTGTGAACAAAATTTTCGGCGTTTTAGAAATGATGGCTTGAATCCGTCTTGGCGAATGGATGGCAATAAACGGTTTGTCACGCATTATGGCAATTATATTGTTGATTTAAACGTTGATCCAATTCCGATTCCGCGTGGATTAGATGATTACCTAGACAAAGTGGTTGGTGTTGTTGAAACTGGCCTATTCCTTGATATGTGTGATGAAGTAATTATTGCTCGTTCAGATGGCGAAATCGAAGATCGCGAAAAATAA
- the celB gene encoding PTS cellobiose transporter subunit IIC — protein MADTTKKPLKDKIGEIAGKFAATRFVRAIMDAGYSVISFSIVGAFFLILTVLSQVIKIPAFMSFYANTIGRFSVLFSSVYNATMGIIALVFSGTFAYSYTKIYHDEEHINLIPMNGLMMFLMGFFITVAELVWKNGQMQFVQVFTKTKMVASGYEASASGIYRIGAVGIFIGLVIAWLTVQIYRYTIKHNWQIKMPASVPSGVSNSFSALIPSFCVAVVVAALNGALVIAGTDMFNLLFIPFSFISDIADTWWGFLIIIFLIHFLWWFGIHGATIISSFYMPIILANMADNAQRGGHHFFAGDPTNAFITIGGSGAMLGVAIWLAFRARSAQLKELGKVEIIPAIFNINEPLIFGLPIVYNVDLFIPFVCAPLASGIIAYLGIVSKLVPVIRVQQPWPTPVGLSGFIATTSWQGGVLSIVCAIVAFLVWYPFIKHYDNTLLKQEQETAAAE, from the coding sequence ATGGCTGATACTACAAAAAAGCCGTTAAAAGATAAGATCGGTGAAATAGCCGGTAAGTTTGCCGCAACACGCTTTGTTAGGGCAATCATGGATGCGGGCTACAGCGTTATTTCATTTTCAATTGTCGGAGCATTTTTCTTAATCCTGACTGTATTGTCTCAGGTTATTAAAATACCTGCTTTTATGAGTTTTTATGCAAATACAATTGGGCGCTTTTCAGTATTATTTAGTTCTGTTTATAATGCCACGATGGGAATTATCGCCCTGGTATTTTCAGGGACCTTTGCCTATTCGTACACTAAAATTTATCACGATGAGGAACACATTAATCTAATTCCAATGAACGGATTGATGATGTTCTTAATGGGCTTTTTCATTACCGTAGCTGAATTGGTCTGGAAGAATGGCCAAATGCAATTTGTTCAGGTTTTTACCAAAACCAAAATGGTTGCTAGTGGATATGAGGCCTCTGCTAGTGGTATTTACCGGATTGGTGCTGTCGGTATTTTCATTGGCTTGGTTATTGCCTGGCTGACTGTTCAAATCTATCGCTACACCATTAAGCATAACTGGCAAATAAAGATGCCGGCTTCAGTGCCATCGGGAGTATCTAATTCCTTTAGTGCCTTGATTCCGTCATTTTGTGTTGCAGTCGTAGTTGCTGCTTTAAACGGGGCATTAGTTATTGCAGGCACGGATATGTTCAACTTACTGTTCATTCCGTTCTCGTTTATCAGTGATATTGCCGACACCTGGTGGGGCTTCTTGATTATCATCTTCCTGATTCATTTTTTATGGTGGTTCGGGATCCACGGAGCAACGATTATCAGTTCTTTCTATATGCCAATTATTCTTGCCAATATGGCAGATAATGCTCAAAGAGGAGGCCATCACTTTTTTGCCGGCGATCCGACCAATGCATTTATTACGATCGGTGGTTCAGGCGCGATGCTTGGTGTGGCCATTTGGTTAGCATTTCGGGCTCGCTCGGCACAATTAAAAGAATTGGGGAAAGTGGAAATTATTCCGGCAATCTTTAATATTAACGAACCGTTAATTTTTGGCTTACCAATTGTTTACAACGTAGATTTATTTATTCCGTTTGTTTGTGCACCGCTTGCTTCGGGGATTATTGCATATTTAGGCATTGTTTCAAAATTGGTCCCAGTAATCAGAGTCCAACAACCTTGGCCGACACCAGTTGGCTTGAGTGGCTTCATTGCTACAACCAGTTGGCAAGGCGGCGTTCTTTCAATCGTCTGTGCAATTGTTGCTTTTCTTGTTTGGTACCCATTTATCAAACACTATGACAACACTTTATTAAAACAAGAACAAGAAACAGCAGCTGCTGAATAA